One genomic region from Amaranthus tricolor cultivar Red isolate AtriRed21 chromosome 12, ASM2621246v1, whole genome shotgun sequence encodes:
- the LOC130828896 gene encoding pentatricopeptide repeat-containing protein At2g22410, mitochondrial → MIKQMFLNLRFFSPLQNSLSSIFFSYIHTRSLSPYKPKPNNWNTNHSFVKSNPLLSILEKCTSISQLIQIQAQMITTGLIADGLASSRLVAFCAISEAGDLSYCEKILRFLDNPKVFSWNIAIKGYSDSSIPIKAVILYKDMLKNDGCFPDNYTFPLIFKVCARLRLDWIGYGIFGHVLRMGFDSDVFVHNGLIHMLVNCGNLDDALKVFDESCVRDLVTWNSLINGYVHCGRSWEALTLYEEMRVEGVMPDEVTMIGLISSCAQLQDLSRGVEFHRFVLENGLNLTVPLCNALMDMYVKCGDFKTAQGIFGDMRKKTMVSWTTIIVGYAKFGLLDEARKIFDEMPEKDVVPWNAVIGAYVQANRSKEALVLFHEMQDANVTPDEVTMVNCLSACSQLGALDIGIWIHRYINKKKLSLNVSLGTALVDMYAKCGNIGKALEVFHEMPVKNSLTWTAIIGGLALHGNAKDALSYFLKMVDVGLVPDEITYLGVLAACCHGGLVDEGRKYFAEMTSKYNLNPKLKHYSSMVDLLGRAGKLEDAETVIKSMPMEPDAVVWGALFFACRIHGNVTLGEKAAWKLLELDPGDSGIYVLLANMYGDAEMWDKARKVRKMMKERRVEKTPGCSSIEINGVVHEFTIRDKSHPQSEQIFECLVQLTKQLELIEFVSSTSTSGTTVFV, encoded by the coding sequence ATGATTAAACAAATGTTTCTAAATTTGAGATTTTTCTCTCCTCTTCAAAATTCTCTATCTTCAATCTTCTTTTCATATATACACACTCGTTCACTCTCACCATACAAACCAAAACCCAACAATTGGAACACAAATCATTCCTTTGTAAAATCTAACCCACTTCTTTCAATCCTTGAAAAATGTACTTCAATTTCACAATTGATTCAAATTCAAGCACAAATGATCACTACTGGACTCATAGCAGACGGCCTCGCTTCGAGTAGATTAGTTGCTTTTTGTGCGATATCTGAAGCTGGTGATCTTTCTTATTGTGAGAAAATTTTGAGATTTCTTGATAACCCAAAAGTTTTTTCTTGGAATATTGCAATTAAAGGGTACTCAGATAGTTCAATTCCTATTAAAGCTGTCATCTTGTATAAAGACATGTTAAAAAATGATGGATGTTTTCCTGATAATTATACTTTTCCTTTGATTTTTAAGGTTTGTGCTCGTTTGAGGTTGGATTGGATTGGTTATGGAATTTTTGGACATGTGTTGAGAATGGGTTTTGATTCGGATGTTTTTGTACATAACGGATTAATTCATATGTTAGTGAATTGTGGTAATTTGGATGATGCACTTAAGGTGTTTGATGAAAGCTGTGTGAGAGATTTGGTTACTTGGAATTCTTTGATCAATGGGTATGTACACTGTGGGCGGTCTTGGGAAGCATTGACTCTTTATGAGGAGATGAGGGTAGAGGGAGTTATGCCGGATGAAGTGACTATGATTGGGTTGATTTCGTCGTGTGCACAATTACAGGATTTGAGTCGAGGCGTTGAGTTTCATCGTTTTGTTCTGGAGAATGGATTGAACTTGACGGTTCCACTTTGTAATGCATTGATGGACATGTATGTTAAATGTGGGGATTTCAAGACTGCGCAAGGAATATTTGGAGATATGAGGAAGAAAACCATGGTCTCTTGGACCACGATAATTGTCGGTTATGCTAAATTTGGGTTGCTTGATGAGGCAAGGAAGATTTTTGATGAGATGCCTGAGAAAGATGTGGTTCCATGGAATGCCGTTATTGGAGCTTATGTTCAAGCCAACCGTAGTAAGGAGGCTTTGGTTCTATTTCATGAAATGCAAGATGCAAATGTCACGCCTGATGAGGTGACAATGGTTAACTGCTTATCTGCTTGCTCACAACTAGGAGCTCTTGATATTGGAATATGGATTCACCGGTACATTAACAAGAAGAAGCTTTCTCTGAATGTTTCGTTAGGCACAGCTCTTGTTGATATGTATGCTAAATGTGGGAACATTGGAAAGGCACTTGAGGTTTTCCATGAGATGCCTGTGAAGAATTCATTGACATGGACGGCTATAATTGGAGGCTTAGCGCTTCATGGTAACGCGAAAGATGCTTTATCATACTTTTTGAAAATGGTTGATGTTGGATTAGTACCTGATGAGATCACATACCTAGGAGTACTAGCTGCTTGTTGTCATGGGGGTCTAGTTGACGAGGGCCGTAAGTACTTTGCTGAAATGACCTCTAAATACAATCTTAACCCAAAGCTGAAACACTATTCGTCCATGGTAGACCTATTAGGTAGGGCAGGCAAATTAGAAGATGCAGAAACAGTTATAAAAAGTATGCCTATGGAGCCAGATGCTGTTGTATGGGGTGCTTTGTTTTTTGCTTGTCGTATTCATGGAAATGTGACACTCGGTGAAAAGGCTGCATGGAAATTGCTCGAGTTGGATCCGGGTGATAGTGGAATATATGTTCTGTTAGCAAATATGTATGGAGATGCAGAAATGTGGGATAAGGCTAGGAAAGTGAGGAAAATGATGAAGGAAAGAAGAGTCGAGAAGACACCCGGATGTAGCTCGATTGAAATTAATGGCGTTGTCCATGAATTTACCATAAGAGACAAGTCACACCCTCAATCTGAACAGATATTTGAATGCCTAGTTCAATTAACAAAACAACTTGAgttgattgaatttgtttcGAGTACAAGCACTTCAGGGACAACAGTTTTTGTTTAA
- the LOC130828898 gene encoding ADP,ATP carrier protein 1, mitochondrial-like, which yields MTEMKKQPSVMQKLGAGQLSSGLSQITHPRYGSMQNSALVQRRFAYGNYTNAALQYPACPATQDLSFASNMAAPVVAYAPAEKGPAAFAIDFLMGGVSAAVSKTAAAPIERVKLLIQNQDEMLKAGRLSEPYKGIGDCFKRTIKDEGVMSLWRGNTANVIRYFPTQALNFAFKDYFKRMFNFKKEKDGYWKWFAGNLASGGAAGASSLFFVYSLDYARTRLANDSKAAKKGGGERQFNGLIDVYRKTWASDGLAGLYRGFNISCVGIIVYRGLYFGLYDSVKPVVLTGSLQDSFFASFALGWLITNGAGLASYPIDTVRRRMMMTSGEAVKYKGSFDCFAQIVKNEGAKSLFKGAGANILRAVAGAGVLAGYDKLQVLVFGKKYGSGGA from the exons ATGACTGAGATGAAAAAGCAACCCTCAGTTATGCAGAAGCTCGGAGCTGGCCAGCTTAGCAGTGGTCTTTCACAGATCACTCATCCTCGTTATGGAAGCATGCAAAACTCTGCCTTGGTTCAGAGACGGTTTGCCTATGGTAATTACACTAATGCTGCTTTGCAGTACCCAGCATGCCCAGCCACCCAAGATTTATCTTTTGCTTCCAACATGGCTGCACCTGTTGTTGCATACGCTCCTGCTGAGAAAGGACCTGCTGCTTTTGCTATTGATTTTCTCATGGGAGGAGTTTCGGCTGCTGTATCAAAGACCGCTGCTGCCCCAATTGAGCGTGTTAAGCTCTTGATCCAGAACCAAGATGAAATGCTTAAAGCTGGTCGTCTCTCTGAACCCTACAAGGGTATTGGTGACTGTTTCAAGAGAACAATCAAGGATGAGGGTGTGATGTCCTTGTGGAGAGGAAACACTGCTAATGTCATCCGTTATTTCCCTACTCAG GCCTTGAACTTTGCTTTCAAGGATTACTTCAAGAGAATGTTCAACTTCAAGAAGGAGAAGGATGGTTACTGGAAGTGGTTTGCCGGTAACTTGGCATCTGGTGGTGCTGCTGGTGCTTCTTCTTTGTTCTTTGTGTACTCCTTGGATTATGCCCGTACCCGTCTTGCCAATGACTCCAAGGCTGCCAAGAAGGGAGGAGGAGAGAGACAATTCAATGGTCTCATTGATGTTTATCGCAAGACATGGGCTTCAGATGGTCTTGCTGGTCTATACCGTGGATTTAACATCTCATGTGTTGGTATCATTGTCTATCGTGGGTTGTACTTTGGTCTGTATGATTCAGTCAAGCCTGTTGTATTGACCGGCAGTTTGCAG GATAGTTTCTTTGCTAGCTTTGCTCTTGGTTGGCTCATCACCAACGGTGCTGGTCTTGCTTCCTATCCAATTGATACCGTCCGTAGAAGAATGATGATGACATCTGGTGAGGCTGTCAAGTACAAGGGTTCCTTCGACTGTTTCGCCCAGATTGTCAAGAATGAGGGCGCCAAGTCTCTCTTCAAGGGTGCTGGTGCCAACATCCTCCGTGCTGTTGCCGGTGCTGGTGTGTTGGCCGGTTACGACAAGCTCCAGGTCCTTGTCTTTGGAAAGAAGTACGGTTCAGGTGGTGCTTAA
- the LOC130796730 gene encoding E3 ubiquitin-protein ligase BIG BROTHER-like codes for MNWNQHMDAHYIGNNAPYNSAGSFMDFFAGLTYDHVNFIFSGSQMQDSVYSPVTAGYYKFGYSDPGPVQYHNNSPSYEVYDHIVGMDEYTRRPADFFSGEQTTASNQHSERMSNIHVNTSNRDCPRSHHNSQDYQAVWQDNIDPDNMSYEELLELGETVGTHSRGLSQEQISLLPVSKFKCCFLLRRKYRSDRCVICQMEYKRRDRLITLPCKHKYHVGCGTKWLSINKACPICYTEVFIDANQKFK; via the exons ATGAATTGGAATCAACACATGGATGCTCATTATATTGGGAACAATGCTCCTTACAATAGTGCTGGAAGTTTCATGGATTTCTTTGCTGGTCTTACATATGATCATGTGAATTTCATCTTTTCTGGTTCACAAATGCAG GATAGTGTATACTCACCAGTTACCGCAGGTTATTATAAATTTGGGTATTCCGATCCTGGACCTGTTCAATATCACAATAATAGTCCATCTTATGAGGTCTATGATCATATAGTGGGTATGGATGAATACACTCGAAGGCCTGCTGATTTTTTTTCTGGTGAGCAGACAACTGCTTCAAATCAGCATTCAGAAAGGATGTCAAACATACACGTAAATACCAGCAATCGAGATT GTCCCAGAAGTCATCACAATTCTCAAGATTATCAG GCTGTTTGGCAAGACAATATAGATCCAGACAACATGAGTTATGAG GAATTACTTGAGTTGGGTGAGACTGTTGGAACTCATAGTCGTGGACTTTCCCAAGAGCAGATTTCCTTGCTTCCAGTCTCGAAGTTCAAATGTTGTTTTCTCTTGAGAAGAAAGTACCGATCTGACAG ATGTGTAATATGTCAAATGGAATATAAACGTAGAGATCGTCTGATCACTCTCCCCTGCAAACACAAGTATCATGTTGGTTGCGGAACCAAATGGCTTAGCATCAATAAG GCTTGCCCAATTTGTTATACGGAGGTGTTCATTGATGCAAACCAGAAGTTTAAGTAG